The DNA window GCCGCGGCGATGCGTGCCCATGCCACCCAGATCGCCGTGGACGGCCCGTTCTTCGCGCTCTCCAACGACCTGGGCCAGCCGATCCTCGCCGACGAGTACTACAAGCTGGTCCGCGGCCGGGCCGCGGGCCCCCGCGAGGACGACCTGTTCGCCGGGGTGGACGCGTGAACGGGATGACCGCCCCCCTGAGCGCCGGGCGCATCGCCGCGTTCGCCGGCCTCTTCGTCCTCGGCGCCGCGACCGGCTTCGCCGGAGCGCTCACCCAGGGCGGCTGGTTCCCCGGCGGCCTGTCGCTGGCCCTGCTCGCCGTCGCGGGCCTCAGCTACGGCGCGGTGACCGCGACCGGCACCCGCGCCGGCGGTGCGGTGGCGGGCGGCGGCTGGCTCCTCGCGGTGCTCCTGATGACCTCGTCCCGCCCCGAGGGCGACTTCTTCTTCGGCGCCGGAATCGGCGCGTACGTCTTCCTGCTGGGCGGGATGGCGCTGGCTGTGATGTGCGCCACTGTCCCGAAACTGCCGCAACCGGACGGACCTTCGGTCCGACTTGGCAAGTGACGTGACGATTTCTGCCTGAGTGTCGTTCGGCTCCCTAGCAGGTCATCCGGTATCTGCCGGACTTGTCCCGTGACGGGCCGACGGCGCGCGGCCACGCAGCGCGCTCCCGCCCGCCGGTGCGAACCGGCGGTCGTCAAGTGCGTGTGCGCGGTGCCCAGTATGGTGGTGCGCGCCGCCGAGCCGCCCGAGCGAGGTCATGACGGGCGGCGGAGCTAACCGGGAGAACCTGCTTTGAGCCGTGAATCTGACAGTTCGTCCTCCGGGCCCCAGGGGCGCGGTGGCGCCGCCTACCCGTCCGGGACCCCTCCGTACGGCAGTGAGGAGCAGGCCCGCGCGGCCGCGGCCTCCAGGCCCGAAGAGCCCAAGACCGAGACCACGCTGACGACGCGGATCCGTATCAACATCCCGGGATCGCGGCCCATCCCGCCGGTCATCATGCGCACCCCCGTCGACGGCGAGGCCGCGCCCGCGAGCGCGCCCGCCAAGCCGGCCGCGCCGGCCGGCGGCGGCGCCCCGGCGGGCGAGCGCAAGGCCGAACTGCCGCGCCGCCCCGCCCCCACGACGCCTCCCGGCCGCAAGCCGCAGGACCGCTCCGGCGACAAGGAGCAGGGCGCCAAGGGCGAGAAGGCCAGCGACTGGTTCGCCCCGCGCAAGTCCGGCGGCCCCGCCCCCTCGGGGAGCGCGGCGGCCCGCCGGTCCGCGGCCCAGGGCGGCGCTCCCGGTGCGGGCGCGCCGCAGGGCGGTGCGCCGGCCTCCGGTGCCCCGCAGCACTCCGGTCCGCGCAACGCCCCGCAGGCTCCTGCCGCCGCGGGCCCGGCCATGGGCCCGGTCGCGGGCGGTACGTCGTGGCCCGGCGACGCGCAGACGACCGGTTCGGCGCCCCAGCCGCCCGCCCCGGGCAACGGTTGGCAGCGCGACACCACGATGGGCGGCACCCCCCAGGCGGGCGCGGCGCAGCGGCGCGGTGCGCAGGACGACTGGCCCGGCGGTTCCTCGGCCACGGGTGCGACGTCGTGGGACGCAGGCGTGAACCCGGGCGCGAACCCGG is part of the Streptomyces roseifaciens genome and encodes:
- a CDS encoding DUF6113 family protein; the encoded protein is MTAPLSAGRIAAFAGLFVLGAATGFAGALTQGGWFPGGLSLALLAVAGLSYGAVTATGTRAGGAVAGGGWLLAVLLMTSSRPEGDFFFGAGIGAYVFLLGGMALAVMCATVPKLPQPDGPSVRLGK